TGATTTTGGGGTAACCTTAAAAATTACCCTTTGAATTCACAGAAGTCATTCGTACAAGTTTATGGCATCTTTATCTTCATAGACCCCCCACTAGTGTTTTAAAGGTCTTTGTCCTAGTTTTCACAAGTGGAAAGGACACCCATATTGCACGCACACTTGCCTCAGATGATAGTGTGATTAAGCTCCCTTTAAGCTAAGGAATGGCAGGAGGAGGATGAAAGATGGAAGCGACTGGGGCAGTCAGAGTCAGAGATAGCAGTAAGCCTCCCAGGAGCGGCCGCTGACGTTGATGCTTAAAACCAAGTGCTAATGAAGATGAATGTAAGGACCGCAGGCAAGCCtctgtcaatattattgaaggcTGTATGACAGAAGGTCACTCTAAGCATGAGTCATCCTCCCCACCAGCAGGGGACCAGTTTGGATGACTTCGCCACCATAGCTAGCTTCAGAGGACACTTGAGCTAATTTGAGCCGAGCGGGCAGCTGGAACGCTCCACTCCCCTTTCTCCCATTTCTTCCTTCTCCATAATGAATGGTCTTGCAAGCAAACCATACTGACCCCTCCCTCATCTACCCAAAGCAATGAAAGTGTCAGCAATCGTTGAGGTTTGGTAATGGCACCATTTAGTAGAGCTGTCTAATTGTGCTGCACATTGGATTGTGTCTGccacttagtatttttgtaggGAAAGCGCTGCCACATAATGTTTCCATTCTGAGGATGGAATTAGCCATTCTTCACTGCTCTGCATTTATATTAGAGAGAACAAAAAGCAACTGATAAAGACTGAAGAATGGAACTGAGTCTGAATAGGAGATGTGTTGCTTTAGATCCCGCTCTCAATCTTTGGGGAGttataaaatggatagtttTAGTCAGTGACAAATGATGAAGGACAGCTATGACCTGTTCAAATGTATGTGATCTCTTTACCCTCAGTAGGTCAGATCAATTTGAAGATGTACTTTATAATTTGAAGGTTTTTCAATAAACTTTATTATATTATCACAGGTATGTGTATTTATAATACAACTGTATAATACCGTGCAATATGATGATGTGCAGCCCAATAAGCGTTTAGTGCCatactttgtattttttgtgtgagAATCAGACGGAAGAATTGCAGAGCAAATTTCCTAATGCTTTTCAACCAACCAAATACAGTAGATTATCTgtgattttgttatgttttatcATCCATGTTCTTTGTTTACTTTGACCTTCATttaatactgtatactgtatagctAACACATTACTTTTAAGTTGCACTGACCAGGGCATATTCATTacaaattaaagggacagttcaccaaaaaaatgaaaattctgtcatcatttactcaccctcgagttgttccaaatctgtttaaatttctggtaacactttagtatggGGACCAATTCTTactattgacttttcttattaGCATATTGtctgtttataattttgtataATTGTGTTtctatatttggaagaatgcttgtaaccaaacagttcttggccaccattgactacaatagtataaacattacaatggtagtcaaaagtgccccagaacggtttgctttcctacattcttcaaaatatcttcttatgtgttcataagaacaaagacatttatacagatttgaaacaatttATGAGTGCGTAactgaagacagaattttcatttttgggtaaactgttcctttaagacctttttgcaaaatgttttgGATTCAATAACAGAAAACTCACAAATACTTATAGAGGCGGTTTTCCGCACAGGGTTTAAAccagtcccagactaaaataaatgttagagctgtgtaaaaactgaaaacagcttccACTGACATATCTTACAATATAGCATTGTTATGTCCTCAAGATGCATaccagaaatgtgtttttatgaggcatgtttgtaaaaactacttaaatgtcaTAATTTAACGTAATCTAACCCATGTCTAGGAAACCACTCCATAGAGTCatatttcaataaatttcatgatGGACACATCCAACAGCAGACAATTAAATCTTAATAATCATTACAGACATCCCAGTTCCTTCAGAATTCCATTATGTGTTAACTCAAATTTCTGAATAATGCTACTGAAAAAATGTTTAGAATTTACAGTAATATTGTATGTGATCAGCAGTAAACAgatttaaaatatacagtaaaccaAGCAGCCACTGTGAACaatgaaaataatgaaatcCGCAAATACATTTAAGAAAAGTAAGAAAATGATGATATACACACGCACAGGGTATTCAGGAACCACTGCAGGGCTTTCCTGAAatataaatgatgaaacatgagggttgtTTAAAGACTTGCCCATTAATGAAAAACCTAAGGCCAGACTTCTCTTTCTATGAAGCAAGTACTTCGATACATTGCATCTTTAAACTAAAAGAGCTAGAAATCCATGCGTCAACAACCAGAAACCGATATTCATTGAGTGCCTCATGTTTGACTAATCTGACTGATAGTTCTTTACTAAGTCCACTgcaatttctttgttttcttacCGTTATGGCAAAACCAAATCTCCTTAATTTCTCCATCAGTCAAACTGCTTGGAGTTTGAGAGAGCAGAGGACAGAAATTGTTTGATAAACCCTGCTGTCATTTTGCATCTCCATCCAGTATTCCTGCCTCTTTCATGCTTGAATACTAGTGGTACTTCTGCTAAAAAAAGCCATTTTGACTTTTCGGTTCTCCGTCATCAATAAATTTTTAGCCATGGAGCAGAAAATCCACATTGGTCTTTAAAGAAGACCTTATGCTGGGTTCAGACACAAATTCATCCCCATTTTGGCACAATACATTTGTTGTAGTGTCATGGAATCATGAAAATGGGCATCGGTACCCAAGACTTGATGGCGTACAATGTGTAATAGTAAAGCGTCACAGCAACGTCAAGCAACACCGCATCTGTGATGTTTTATAGCAACAATACTCCTTCGTTTACGATGTTTCTTGAAGGGACGACTACAACAGATTGAAAACAGATAAATCCTGGCCAACGATTAGCAACCCGGAATtagcattaaagggacagttctttttttgtgttcagcagaacaaagaaatttatacaggtttggaacaaccggagggtgagtaaatgatgacagaattttcatttttctgtcaactatccctttaagctagcAAATCATTCATTCCGACAATAAAACAGCTAGTACAAAACACCGCTTCAGTAGTCATTACTCTTGTTTGTGAAAGTCAGACGCTAGTTCTGCCTTCTCCGTGACATCATGCACATCTTCAAAGACGGAAATTACTGGTTGGGAAGCAACGTCTAGTCTGAACTTGTTTCCAGTCCACGACATGACAAGAATTGAAAAGTCTAAATCTTATACTGTAATTGGCACAGTGACTAACAAATGGTGTAGTTGGGCAAAAATGTTTCCGCAAGGTAGAGGGTTATGCGAGGTACTGATGGAATTTGTCATCTGAGCGAAGTTAATGGATTTTGAATGATGGTTCATTTATTTGATGTGTGTACAGATAAAAGAAAAGACAGCTAGAAACATTAAAAAAGCAAGATatgctttaaaatgacatgttctACAGGAATGTTCCACATGCATGCATGGATTTGAGTGATTTGCGATTAATGTTAGCTGCCTGAAGGAGCAGACCTGTTATGCAGAGCTCCTTCAACTTTCACACTGACCTTGTGAGAAACAGAGGCAGATCTCCATGGCAACTCTGCAGCGAGCACTGCAATAGCTCCTTCCAAGAAATAAATGATGGTGGCACTGCAGAGGGTagcaacagagagagagagagagagagagagacagaaatatCACAACTTTTATAAGCACAAGAACGTATACATTTAAACACGCGCGAAAGCAAAATTGTCGGCTAGATCATACAGTCATTTACTTTAATAAGAGCTCAGAAATCCACAGCTTCTGTGAAGAGCTGCTATCAACTTGCTGTGTACTTCTGCCGCAGCACTCATCTCATTATTACAAAGGTCAATATTCTTCAGAAGGTGAATGAGACTATACGACACTAGACTGAGATAAAAGTGTGTGGGGAGGTGACGCTGCAGTAAGAACAGTACAAGTTTGCATCCAAATACAATATAAACTGCAGAGGTTTGCCAAAACAATTTAAGAGGAAAGTGATGGACATACATGTTTAGGGTCAGCTGTGGATTTTGTTGATGAACATTGTGACTACAGGATACCGAATGTAATTTTGTTACCTGTCGCTTCAATATAAAATCTTTTATGTGAGGTTGGAGCTTAGAGAGTCTTCTGTCTTCATCGAGGACGGATCATGGACAGGGCCATGGATTGTCAGGGACCTCCAGCTGAGTGGCCCACGGCGCTAGACACTTGGAAACAAGCCACTGCAGATGTAAAATTCataagacaaacaaacaaaacttaaatATGTGACAGTGACTATTGCTAcaatgcagaaaaaaaacacataggAAAAATGCTAGCAGTTTCTGGCCTCATCTCAGTGTTAACAGTGTCTTGAACCCTTTACGGAGTTGTCGTCATTCTTTCTttgacatttctttcttttcaatgtATTACCTACAAAGCTACAGAGCCGTTTTCTATATGCGGACAATGCGGCTGCATAGGGCCCCTcagccaccagggggcccccAAACTGCAAGTTCAgcctcatattttattattatattttatttattatattttggagAATTAGAAGTACCTGTCTTTATTAGCATGTATTGCATGCATTCattatgcattcatttgcaaagCATGTAAGTGTTCATGGGGTAATCAGGTCAAAATCACCTTTGGGCTGGGCTGTCATAACTACATaactagtttatttatttattttttattgattgtgCAATAACATGGATGCTGGTCCATTatatacttatttatttaagtaagtttagttatttattttttactgttttggaATGGTGGgttaaagcttttttatgttatgccacctcaaagtttacattaaacatttttacacactgtatctgttgcatttattaatgtactcTAGCCTGCTTTCCTCTTAAAATGTAACAGACTGTTGCATCGTCACAGAATATATGAAAAAGTTAGGAATCTCTACCTCAGAGTTTGAAAAAATAGGGGCCCCCAAATAGTATCTCGCATAGGGCCCCCAAACAGCTAGAAACGGCCCTGCAAAGCTAACTCTTGTAACTGCAACTTTAAGACTAGCACATATTTCTCATATCTTTCATGCAATGTCTCTTTTTGCTGTTGCAACATAAACGTCattaaatgattattaaaaCTCTGATCACAAACTGTCTGAACATTAAGGAGATCCGTATTGTTACAAAGATAACCGATCTTAGCCTTCATTTACGTCAGACAGGAAGATTAACAAATCTGTGAAATTCTTCACAGCTTTAATGGATGATTTTTTCGTTCTCGCTCTGAGTGACTCCATCATGTTCCATCAAGTGCATTATAATTATACAAAGAGGCTTATGAAACCCTATTATGTGTGTTTGCAGCTCACACGCGTTCCTTTTCGAACGCAGGAGAGCTCTTTAGTATAGGTCTCATCCCAAGCCATGTGTCTAATCAGAGGGTTTTAAAAAAGAAGGCAGCGAGGACCCTTTCAGGCTGTGAAGTCGAGCCAGCAGCCCGAGATCCTTTGAAGTCATGATAATAGAAGAGTGCTCACCCCACCTTCCCCTGTAGGAATTACCCAAAGCCCTGGTAAGGCAGGCTTCCTCGGATACAGGCACATCCACAAGAAAATGGTATTGCTTAAATGTTGCAGTTTCACAGTTTGGGAGATTTTCTCAGGGttctctctgttttctttgtctCAGGTGTTTCTACTGAAATTACATATGCAGCACACACAAATAAGACAATTGTTGAATTACAGTCGAGAAAAGAACTGCAATATGAATGCGGATATAGAGCTCTAAAAAGTGGTCTTGGAAAAATTTCTTATTGAAATCTCAGATTTTGGTATCTTGGCAAATTTGTGCACAACGTCGAGACTATTTCGAGATGTGTTCCGAGACAAGAAAGCCATTTTATCAGGACAAACATCAAAAAGGCAGAATACAGAATAACTGTCACAAACAGCTAAGGTATAACAGAAATctcatttcatttcatcaaaGACATTTCCTATGAAATGATAAGATGATGAACATACCCAGACAGATTGCATTTGTAGTATTGGTGAATTATCCTGCCTCACCCATGATGCCAAGTTGGTGTTTACTAGGCAGCGTCCAACGTTGCACGGCCTTAGGTGAATCTtttgcacacgcacacacaacttCTCTGTGTTTCATATGAAGCTCTTCTGAAGAAAGCAGAATATTCAATTAACTCGTGCAGTTGCGGCTTCAGGTCCTAGTTATTATTCAAAAGCTTTCGTCTTTGTCTCAAGGGTTAGTGAAGCCAGGTGTGAATCTCACTTTTGGCATAAATCAAGCTTGCGTATGCATAAATTATGTGGGTGTGCGCCCACATACAGTACCTCCGAAATAAACAACAATTGCGAACGCTGGTACACATTAGGATTACTTGCAccgaaataaacacaaacacattcaggAAAGGCAGTTGCTTTTGCTAATGTACAGCAGGAGCCTGAGCACTCTTGCACTGTCTGGACATTATTAGTGCATTGTATGTAATGACCTTGAGTGAAGTGGAGGGCTGCTTGAAGTAAGAGGGGATCAAACTAAGAAAGAAGAATGACAGGGTATGTCAGATGTCCTGTCAGAGCTTGATATTGGGGTTGGTAGAAAATAAGCTGGCAAGGTCAATGTACAGGCGAAAGCAGGAGAGACGGGTGGTTTACTTCAGCCGTTGAATTCTAATGTtagagacacacgcacacacatatatatatactaaaatatgagatgtttgtttgcaaaaacagataacacatttttgaaaaatgttcaagTGATGTTTTAATTAtgctatcatgtttttattgtgttaattaGATGTACTTTTCAGTTACTATTACTTAaccaaaacaacccaactgcagtttgatataACATcgaatgtacaataaaaacctttttttttttaacttgacttttgaaaaaaaatctgcaagtagatttttaatgtcagtttaatatcatttaaattcaagttAAAGCCCATTTGATTGAACTAAAGTTTTAACGTTGAATATATAAGTTGAACAATAAATATGCAAATTATTTGCATatacttttttataaataattataaatattgtggttatatttatgatttattaaaaatatgtaatgtgcattatatttatacagtatataaatattattatatgtatGCATATGATGCACATTCTTCAAATTTTTAAATTCGCCTAGTTCACATTTTATAAACTTAACCAACAGTCTGTTGctataagaaataaatgatCATTTGCAGTTGcagaaaattttaaatgtaacaacAACACAATTTTTAGTTAAGGCCTTAATATTTTTACAGCGTAATATATGCACATTATAATtatatgcaatataaaatataagaaaGGAAACTATTAATCCATGTACTGTAAAAGAGGACCATTGAGATCTTTCCATTTCAAACCCAACTTGCAAATGGATTTAGAATTGTTTGAGATTATTACATTGACTTCTTTTTATTTCATGACCTGAAGTAAGAAATGTTAGGCTTAATATTTCGTGATTGTGACGTAGATTAAGTCCTGAGAAATGCCAAAACATCATACAGAACCAGTGGAATTAAATAGCAGATGTAAAGCTATTATTTGGCTCGgcataaacaaatataatatagTCTGACCTAAAACAGACATTAATGTAATGTGCAAACCCACCCTTGAGGACTGGCCAATCACTTCCAGGTGTGTGCAGCCACAAAGAATTATTCACAGGGTCTGGCAAACCTGCATTACTGTCAGAGCAAACAGACCTGTTTTCTTCTCCACTCACTGTTAAGCTGTGAAATGAGTTGTTGGAGAGGACAGAGGGAGCTTTTGCATAGAGATCCAGGCATCAGCATGCAGCCAGAGGTGGCTTGCCTTGTACTCTCTGAGCAGCAGTCGTGACGTGAATGAACATCAGGCTGTAGGGAAACTGACGGCGACAAATTCTGCTTATCCCTGCAATCTGCAAAGCAAATCATAAGGATAAATTGTGATTAAACGTAACAGTGTTTTGGTTCTACCTGACAGGCTTACAGTACAGAGGGATGCAATTGTCTTTGTCGGGCAGTGAGAGTGCGATTGCATGTTTTGTGTGTCAAATCACAGTCACGCTGAAGTCTTTAAGCATGTCTTTCCATTATATTCTTTGTTGCGAAAGGGAGATAATAGTAGCTTGCAGGGTCCATTGTTAAGGTCAACAAAAGAAGACTATTATTAACTGAATGCTTTCAGAGCCGCATTGAAGCATCTGtcagatttgatttgatttgtgcAGAGCTGAATTAAAGATGTCTGACTGGTAAACCTAAAGAACAGACTGTGGAAGGATTGTTTACAATAGTAGTAGCTTCAGGAaacatagttttgtaaagtatgttttataATGGCATTACAAGAGTTATGAGTAGATGCTAACTGCAAGACGGACCACCTGCTGAATGGCACCATTGTTGGAAACCACAAGTGGTTTTACTGTTCAGTGCTGAACTAGCTGACTAGCAATACCTACATTAGCAATTTTCGTTCAAAACGCATCATACAGAAGTGACCTTTCAACACTTTTTAACTTTCTACAACCACATTCAGGATGCAGGGGAAGACACCCACATCCAAACATCTCCATTCGCCTCACATCAGGGATATTCAAACCCCCTTCACAACTCATTACGACCCAGACGGGGGATCAGCGGGGTTGTAACGTGTCCCAGGACCACCTGGTCCAGGGTAACAGGGTGCATCATGAGGGCCAGGTTTCTGCCTGAGAAGCTGACACATTGTAAATGAGGCGAAGGTGAAGTGCACATGCTGATGGCTGGCGGGGGAGAGCTCGGGGCTGTACTCACATGGGCTTGTTGATAGCTATGGATTGTTCACCTATCCCTCTGCGCTAGTGTGCATATCTGAGAAAGGGAAGAGGAAGCACAAATAGTCTTAGAACCGGCAGGTGGATCCCTGGGGAACGGGAGAAGAAAGACAGGGAGAACATTAGGACTAATTGGGCATTCAGGCGAAGGATGGATCACTGTGGCAAAGCTTTAGCAAAGGGAGGAGAAGTGTGGATAGTATAATCAGAACTAGTAAAGCACCTCTGCCATTCTGGCATGCAGTCGAAGTGTCTAAATAAAGACTgaaatatgatattttattgtattgtgtaATTCCTCTGATGAAGGTTTTACTAAATAATTCCACTTCAGTCAATGCATTTTCAACTTTTGGTATATGGTAATATTAAAGAATATGATGATAAGAACCTACAGGAGTGTTATAAAAAGAATACTGTCAATACTGTACAATACAATCACGAACTTCCCATTCATTCAATGTTGCAAACACCTTCCAAGCTGTTATGAGTGGTACAACGTTTGGATAatttaaaaaggtttttcaAGTAGAGAAACTGTTCTGTAAATCCTAAGTAGACAGTTGAAACATTTCCTCTACTTACCATGTCACAAAGTTTAAACAAAGTAGGTTAGACCGCTGTCGGGCTTTGCTCccttaatgcatttttatgtcGCTTCTGAGTCCGTGCCTTGCGAATTTTGCCAAAAACATGTAATATTTTTCCGATTACTTACAAACCTCCAACATATGAGTAATACTAGGGCCTTGGTTATTTGCAGAGCTAAATCCTAAGCCATGAACTAGGCTCACTAAATTTCCGCCTGCGTTTCTATCGTATTTTCACAGAGTCATCTCCTAGCAGCTCCAAGACGTGCATTGATATTCAGCAGCAATGTCACAGAACTAATTGAGAGGGGCTCTTTAGAGAGAAATATAGACACTTGGCAAAGTGATTTGATACTAGTGCAAATATTCCACATTTAATTTGAGGTGTTGCGTGGCCTTTGCAATcacaattttaaaacaatgacaaaatagCAACCAATTTCATACTTACAGTATAAACTATGCTTAAAATCTAAAACTAACGGAGGAAATTttagaacatttttatttatgaaatatgaAGGTATAGAATCTCATTATGCAATTTCTGTGTGATAATAGCTTACACAGCCTTTTGACTAAGTATCCTATTTTTGTCTTTCCAGGTGTGCCTCTGAACGGATCCTAAAACCTACTCAACTGTGCAAGGATATAAGATCAATGAAGTGAGACTGGACTGAATTAAAGACAACTGAAAAACTGCCACACTGTATAGGTGACCAAAGGAGGATTTTAAAACACTTGTATGACTACTTCACAAGGCTGGTGATGAACAGACTGAGCTCACTTAGTCTTTAACacaatttattttgcacaactCTAGCAAGCCCTCGGCTCTCCTATCACATAACTTGTAAGAGACGGGAATAAGAACACAAACAGAATTGTCAAGCTCACAGTGAATCTGCAGCAAATCAGTATAATTATGAAAATGGGACAGATTACAATGGTTCTTCTGCACACTCATCTCATGCTTGGAGTTGCAAGCTCCTTGGTTATTCAATCCATGCCCTGGAGAGTGCCCTGCCCCCTCCAGTGCGTCTGCCAAATCAAGCCCTGGTACTCTCCCCAGTCTGTGTATAGAGAGGCTCCTACAGTTGACTGCAATGACCTGCTACTTATCCAGCTGCCCACTTCCCTCCCTTCAGAGACACAAACCCTCCGGCTGCAAAGTAACCTCATCAGTTCTGTGGACCAGACAGAACTCCAGGGCCTTGTCAATCTGACAGAGTTGGATCTTTCCCATAACAGCTTTACCAGTACCCGAAACCTGAGGATAACTGACCTGCCAGCTCTTCTTAGCCTACATATGGAAGAAAACCAGCTGCGGCACCTCCCCGAAGCAGCATTCTTTGGTCTCCCGAGCCTGCAGGAGTTGTACCTCAATCACAACTGGCTAAGAAGCATTTCCCCTGGGGCCTTCAAAGGCCTGGATAAACTTCTAAGGCTTCATCTCAACTCTAATCGCCTGGTTTTAATTGACAGACGCTGGTTCCATGCTTTGCCACAACTAGAAGTACTCATGATTGGCGGAAACCCTGTAGACACAATCCAGGACCTCAATTTTAAACCACTAGGCTCTTTGCGCAGCCTGGTCCTGGCAGGCATGGGTTTACGTGAGATCTCGGAGAGAGCACTTGAAGGCCTTCAAAATCTGGAGAGCATCAGCTTTTATGATAACCACCTATTAAGGGTTCCAAAAGAAGCACTGCAGAAACTACCGGGTCTAAAGTTCCTTGATTTGAACAAAAACCCCATTCAGCTAGTCCAAAAAGGAGATTTCAGAAACATGCTTCACCTGAAGGAACTTGGCTTAAATAACATGGAGGAGCTTATTTCTATCGAGCACTCAGCGATGGAAAACCTCCCCGAACTGACCAAGCTGGAGATCACAAACAATCCTCGGCTCTCATATATCCACCCTCAGGCCTTCCAAAAATTGTCAAGCATGGAAAGCCTAATGCTGAACAGTAATGCCCTGAGTGCCCTGCATCATCAGACGATAAGGTCGTTGCCCAGCCTTCAAGAAATCAGCCTGCACAGCAATCCCATTCGCTGTGACTGCCTGATCCGCTGGGTGGGAGCTGACAATGACAAGCCAGTCCGTTTCATTGAGCCTCAATCCACTTTCTGCTCAGAGCCTCCTGAGCTCAAAGCCCGGAGAGTTAAAGAAGTCTCATTCAGAGAAATGGCAGACAGCTGCCTGCCCTTGATTGCCCCAAGCACATTCCCCTCTTACATTGAAGTCAAACATGGAGAGAATGTAGCCTTGCATTGCCGAGCACTAGCGGAGCCAGAGCCAAGCATCTACTGGGTCATACCCCAGGGCGTGAGATTGACTCCATCCAGCAGCTACGGTCGTTATCGGGTTCTAAAAGAGGGCACGTTGGAGATTTTTGGAGTCACCAATGAACAGACTGGTCTCTATACTTGTGTTGCACATAACCTAGTAGGAGCCGATACTAGGAGCTTGAATCTACAGTTAGAGGGAAGTGGAATGGTTCATGCAAGTACTCAAAAAACAGAAGAGAGCTTTGAAGTGCAGGATGTCAAGGAAAGGTACGCTATACTGACCTGGCAAGCAAGTCGTAACGTCCCCACTGCCCATCTCTCTTGGGTGGCCAATGGAAGTCTGGAAGGGTATCACAGACACAGTACTCGAATTCTAGCTGGCACCAGAAGATTCAACCTAACCCGTCTCCAACCGGGAACTCAGTACAAAGTCTGTCTTCATATCGAGTCAAATAACACCTCGTGTGTTCATCTAACAACCAAGGAGGTGACCATGACAGATCCTTTACCAGACCTGACCCCTGCAGTCCTACTGGCTGTGTCAGTTCTG
This portion of the Triplophysa rosa linkage group LG20, Trosa_1v2, whole genome shotgun sequence genome encodes:
- the lrrn2 gene encoding leucine-rich repeat neuronal protein 2 — translated: MKMGQITMVLLHTHLMLGVASSLVIQSMPWRVPCPLQCVCQIKPWYSPQSVYREAPTVDCNDLLLIQLPTSLPSETQTLRLQSNLISSVDQTELQGLVNLTELDLSHNSFTSTRNLRITDLPALLSLHMEENQLRHLPEAAFFGLPSLQELYLNHNWLRSISPGAFKGLDKLLRLHLNSNRLVLIDRRWFHALPQLEVLMIGGNPVDTIQDLNFKPLGSLRSLVLAGMGLREISERALEGLQNLESISFYDNHLLRVPKEALQKLPGLKFLDLNKNPIQLVQKGDFRNMLHLKELGLNNMEELISIEHSAMENLPELTKLEITNNPRLSYIHPQAFQKLSSMESLMLNSNALSALHHQTIRSLPSLQEISLHSNPIRCDCLIRWVGADNDKPVRFIEPQSTFCSEPPELKARRVKEVSFREMADSCLPLIAPSTFPSYIEVKHGENVALHCRALAEPEPSIYWVIPQGVRLTPSSSYGRYRVLKEGTLEIFGVTNEQTGLYTCVAHNLVGADTRSLNLQLEGSGMVHASTQKTEESFEVQDVKERYAILTWQASRNVPTAHLSWVANGSLEGYHRHSTRILAGTRRFNLTRLQPGTQYKVCLHIESNNTSCVHLTTKEVTMTDPLPDLTPAVLLAVSVLLLLLAARACHGGASFLWRDHMSELEKPHTTILIKEAKPFMVPQIPAKDPNQQNPDKSLSDGRGKDLRNTLLGQDAQGLTNEAC